From Hartmannibacter diazotrophicus, a single genomic window includes:
- a CDS encoding tellurite resistance TerB family protein, whose translation MTVLDAKKLLDDIMGAGQAQMNRHGYAGQGKGLATGALAGGLAGLLLGSKKGRKLAKKAAVYGGLAAVAGLAWTAWQRRNAEAQPASNAGMTPVGAPVELLPPPKDTPFDPGRAPGGEQSMALILVVAMIAAAKADGHIDAEEQTRVFANLDQLELDAEEKAFVMDELRAPVDIDRIVRFAESQEQAAEIYAASLLAMEPDQPAERAYLDLLAARLGLDAGLTREIEDTVGMAARQG comes from the coding sequence ATGACAGTGCTCGACGCGAAGAAGCTGCTCGACGATATCATGGGCGCCGGTCAGGCGCAGATGAACCGCCACGGCTATGCGGGGCAGGGAAAGGGGCTTGCCACGGGCGCACTTGCCGGTGGGCTCGCAGGGTTGCTGCTGGGTTCGAAAAAGGGGCGCAAACTTGCCAAGAAGGCGGCCGTCTATGGCGGATTGGCCGCAGTCGCCGGGCTTGCCTGGACCGCGTGGCAGCGCCGCAATGCCGAGGCGCAGCCGGCATCGAATGCCGGCATGACGCCTGTTGGCGCGCCGGTCGAACTCCTGCCGCCGCCGAAGGACACGCCTTTCGATCCGGGACGGGCGCCCGGCGGCGAACAGTCCATGGCCCTCATCCTCGTCGTCGCGATGATCGCGGCCGCCAAGGCGGACGGCCATATCGACGCCGAGGAGCAGACCCGGGTCTTCGCCAACCTCGATCAGCTCGAGCTTGATGCCGAGGAAAAGGCCTTCGTCATGGACGAGTTGCGCGCACCGGTCGACATCGACCGGATCGTCCGCTTCGCGGAAAGCCAGGAGCAGGCGGCGGAGATTTATGCCGCGTCACTGCTTGCGATGGAGCCGGACCAGCCTGCGGAGCGGGCCTATCTCGATCTGCTCGCCGCCCGGCTCGGCCTTGACGCCGGCCTGACGCGCGAGATCGAAGACACAGTCGGTATGGCCGCGCGCCAGGGCTGA
- the eda gene encoding bifunctional 4-hydroxy-2-oxoglutarate aldolase/2-dehydro-3-deoxy-phosphogluconate aldolase, whose amino-acid sequence MMQDTEALLAVLRRAPVVPVLIVDNVDYAVPLAKALVAGGLPALEVTMRTPVALDVIKAMASVEGAFVGAGTVLDPEMADAAKAAGATYMVSPGATPTLLAHALKIGMPLLPGVATASEAMMARECGYRIMKFFPAGPAGGPTYLKALSSPLAELTFCPTGGVSAANARDYLSLPNVVCVGGSWVAPDDAMRSGDWARIEALAAEAVKLAV is encoded by the coding sequence ATGATGCAAGATACCGAAGCCCTCCTCGCCGTCCTCCGCCGGGCCCCGGTGGTTCCCGTCCTCATCGTCGACAACGTCGACTATGCCGTGCCGCTGGCAAAGGCGCTGGTGGCTGGTGGCCTCCCGGCGCTGGAGGTCACCATGCGCACGCCGGTCGCGCTCGACGTGATCAAGGCGATGGCCTCTGTCGAAGGTGCCTTCGTCGGGGCCGGAACGGTGCTCGATCCGGAGATGGCCGATGCGGCCAAGGCAGCGGGCGCGACCTACATGGTCAGCCCCGGTGCGACGCCGACCCTGCTCGCCCATGCTCTCAAGATCGGCATGCCGCTGCTGCCGGGCGTTGCGACAGCCAGCGAGGCGATGATGGCGCGCGAATGCGGCTATCGCATCATGAAGTTCTTCCCGGCGGGGCCGGCCGGTGGGCCGACCTACCTCAAAGCGTTGTCCTCGCCGCTGGCCGAACTCACCTTCTGCCCGACGGGCGGCGTTTCGGCGGCGAACGCCAGGGACTATCTGTCTCTTCCGAATGTCGTGTGTGTCGGCGGCTCCTGGGTCGCTCCCGACGATGCGATGAGGTCCGGCGACTGGGCCCGGATCGAGGCGCTGGCGGCAGAGGCGGTCAAGCTCGCCGTCTAA
- the otsA gene encoding alpha,alpha-trehalose-phosphate synthase (UDP-forming) produces MGKLIVVSNRVGPLKDTGKAGGLAVALVDVLRERGGVWFGWSGQVSEEGTFGEMKRQKSRNVELATVDMNKADYEEFYAGYANRTLWPILHYRLDLAEFDRPYEQGYRRVNERFATRLKPLIEPGDVVWVHDYHFFTLAGQLRAMGVECRIGFFLHIPFPSPDIITALPRHTALVRSMLAYDVIGFQSNRDRNHFIEYLIQEAGGERVGEDRVRAFGREVVVKAFPIGIDAEGFSQFPKSPEGRRQSQRIKAILGDRAQIVGVDRVDYSKGIPHRFRAFERLLEDYPENRGRVSLLQVAPPSRSELDAYVDIQRELEHLAGQINGRFADVDWTPIRFIMRGFPRKALAGLYRSSRIALVTPLRDGMNLVAKEYVAAQDPEDPGVLVLSRFAGAAEELNESVIVNPYDTEEVAGSLQMALQMPLDERKSRYEAMFNKIVTNDAKRWAESFLSYLSG; encoded by the coding sequence ATGGGCAAGCTGATCGTCGTTTCCAACCGCGTCGGGCCACTCAAGGATACGGGCAAGGCGGGAGGACTGGCGGTCGCACTTGTCGACGTATTGCGGGAACGCGGCGGCGTCTGGTTCGGCTGGTCCGGACAGGTGTCGGAAGAAGGAACCTTCGGCGAGATGAAGCGGCAGAAGAGCCGCAACGTCGAGCTTGCGACCGTCGATATGAACAAGGCCGACTACGAGGAATTCTACGCCGGCTATGCAAACCGGACGCTCTGGCCGATCCTGCACTATCGGCTTGATCTGGCCGAATTCGACCGCCCCTACGAACAGGGCTACCGGCGCGTCAACGAGCGTTTCGCGACCCGTCTGAAACCGCTCATCGAGCCGGGCGACGTCGTCTGGGTGCACGACTATCATTTCTTCACGCTTGCCGGCCAGTTGCGGGCGATGGGTGTTGAGTGCCGCATCGGCTTCTTTCTGCATATCCCGTTTCCAAGCCCCGACATCATCACGGCTTTGCCTCGGCACACGGCGCTGGTGCGCTCCATGCTCGCCTATGACGTCATCGGCTTCCAGAGCAACCGGGACAGAAACCATTTCATCGAATATCTCATCCAGGAGGCCGGCGGCGAGCGGGTCGGCGAGGACCGCGTCCGGGCCTTCGGGCGCGAGGTCGTCGTCAAGGCGTTTCCGATCGGGATCGATGCCGAAGGCTTCTCGCAGTTTCCCAAGTCGCCGGAGGGGCGCCGCCAGAGCCAGCGCATCAAGGCCATTCTCGGCGACCGGGCGCAGATCGTCGGCGTTGATCGGGTCGACTATTCGAAAGGCATCCCGCATCGCTTCCGTGCCTTCGAGCGGTTGCTTGAGGATTATCCGGAAAATCGCGGCCGGGTGAGCCTCCTGCAGGTGGCCCCGCCGTCGCGCTCGGAACTCGATGCCTATGTCGACATCCAGCGCGAACTGGAGCATTTGGCCGGCCAGATCAACGGGCGCTTCGCCGATGTCGACTGGACGCCCATCCGCTTCATCATGCGCGGCTTTCCGCGCAAGGCGCTGGCCGGTCTTTACCGGTCGAGCCGGATTGCTCTCGTGACGCCGCTTCGGGACGGGATGAATCTCGTCGCCAAGGAATATGTCGCCGCGCAGGATCCGGAGGATCCGGGCGTGCTGGTGCTGTCGCGCTTTGCCGGCGCGGCGGAGGAGCTGAACGAGTCGGTGATCGTGAACCCCTACGACACCGAGGAAGTGGCCGGGTCGCTGCAGATGGCCCTGCAGATGCCGCTCGACGAGCGCAAGTCCCGCTATGAAGCCATGTTCAACAAGATCGTGACGAACGACGCCAAACGGTGGGCGGAGAGTTTCCTGTCCTATCTTTCGGGCTGA